In a single window of the Pandoraea pulmonicola genome:
- a CDS encoding ArsR/SmtB family transcription factor, translated as MEELDRVFEKVSHYFSLLSEPTRLRILHALCGGERSVSDVVTDVGSSQTNVSRHLGAMYQAGVLARRREGNQVYYAIADTGVVEICRAVCVQVAGRIEEEALPEQAVDGFMPRGH; from the coding sequence ATGGAAGAACTCGATCGCGTATTCGAAAAGGTGTCGCACTACTTCAGCCTGCTCTCCGAGCCGACGCGGCTGCGGATTCTGCATGCGTTGTGCGGCGGCGAGCGCTCCGTGAGCGATGTGGTGACGGACGTGGGTTCGTCGCAGACGAACGTATCGCGGCATCTCGGTGCGATGTACCAGGCGGGTGTGCTGGCGCGTCGCCGCGAGGGCAACCAGGTGTATTACGCGATCGCGGATACCGGGGTGGTCGAGATCTGCCGCGCCGTGTGCGTGCAGGTTGCCGGCCGAATCGAGGAGGAGGCCCTGCCGGAGCAGGCCGTCGACGGCTTCATGCCGCGAGGGCACTGA
- a CDS encoding c-type cytochrome, which translates to MTQTGFAASAEAGAANAPAMRAASPVYVAPAVPAAPIRPDWQARDWALACMSCHSASAPVSAGKATLPTLEGRPAAELVATLQAMRDGRRPATLMPQLLKGYRDDELQRIAAYFAAQPAPAVLSMPSTPPSLPRTAPRPIR; encoded by the coding sequence ATGACGCAGACGGGTTTCGCGGCGTCCGCCGAGGCGGGGGCGGCGAACGCGCCCGCGATGCGCGCTGCCTCACCCGTGTATGTCGCGCCCGCCGTGCCGGCTGCGCCCATCCGGCCCGACTGGCAAGCCCGCGACTGGGCGCTCGCCTGCATGAGTTGCCACAGTGCGTCGGCGCCGGTGAGCGCTGGCAAGGCAACGCTACCCACGCTCGAAGGTCGCCCGGCAGCGGAGCTCGTCGCCACGTTGCAGGCCATGCGTGACGGGCGGCGTCCCGCGACGCTCATGCCGCAGCTTCTCAAGGGCTACCGCGACGACGAGTTGCAGCGCATCGCCGCGTACTTTGCCGCGCAGCCCGCGCCCGCCGTGCTCTCCATGCCGTCCACGCCGCCGTCCCTGCCGCGCACTGCACCGCGCCCAATCCGATAG
- a CDS encoding NAD(P)/FAD-dependent oxidoreductase translates to MQRRDFLFRLSRLGTMAALASLAGASRAAPAQARLAPLWPTPVKARARVVVIGGGFGGATAAKALRVLSGNTIDVTLVEPNAAFVSAPLSNLVVGGNLRVSDLTVPYDALVARHGVVWRRTRANAIDAVRKQVQLADGGRLPYDKLIVSPGVSLRREAIGGLSDPAVREALPVGWTDARESAALHARLRAMPDGGVFAITIPEAPFRCPPAPYERACQAAAWLKQHNPRAKVLVFDANDQVLAEAEQFHDVWRTQFGSMLEYHPQFNCTEVTLDGVKQVARFELGEEVRADVLNAIPPMHAGDIATASGLATANGRWCDVDFLTFASTVQPDIHVLGDAVQIAPQMPKSGHMANQHGKVCAAAIVATLADRPVNPEPLYSNTCYTFVSANEAMHVASVHRYDASQRTMLPVPGTGGASPRATRDEFARGLAWAQGIWADMLA, encoded by the coding sequence ATGCAACGTCGCGACTTCCTTTTCCGACTTTCCCGACTGGGGACGATGGCCGCGCTGGCGAGCTTGGCCGGCGCCTCCCGTGCCGCCCCCGCGCAAGCGCGTCTCGCACCGCTGTGGCCGACTCCCGTGAAAGCGCGCGCTCGCGTGGTCGTCATCGGGGGCGGCTTTGGCGGCGCGACGGCGGCCAAGGCGCTGCGAGTACTTTCCGGCAATACGATCGATGTCACGCTCGTCGAGCCGAACGCCGCTTTCGTCTCGGCGCCGCTGTCGAACCTCGTCGTCGGCGGCAACCTGCGTGTGAGCGACCTGACGGTGCCGTACGACGCGCTCGTCGCACGACATGGCGTCGTCTGGCGGCGTACGCGTGCAAACGCTATCGACGCCGTGCGGAAACAGGTGCAACTGGCCGACGGCGGCCGCTTGCCGTACGACAAACTGATCGTGTCCCCTGGCGTGTCGTTGCGGCGAGAGGCGATCGGGGGACTCTCCGACCCTGCCGTCCGCGAGGCGCTGCCGGTCGGCTGGACCGACGCGCGCGAGAGCGCCGCGCTGCACGCCCGGCTGCGCGCGATGCCCGATGGCGGCGTGTTCGCCATCACGATTCCCGAAGCGCCGTTCCGCTGCCCGCCCGCGCCATACGAGCGCGCCTGTCAGGCGGCGGCCTGGCTCAAGCAGCACAACCCGCGCGCCAAGGTGCTCGTGTTCGACGCCAACGACCAGGTGCTGGCGGAAGCCGAGCAATTCCACGACGTCTGGCGCACGCAGTTCGGTAGCATGCTCGAGTACCACCCGCAGTTCAACTGCACCGAGGTCACGCTCGACGGCGTCAAACAGGTTGCGCGCTTCGAGCTGGGCGAAGAGGTCCGGGCCGACGTGCTGAACGCGATTCCGCCGATGCACGCAGGTGACATCGCGACGGCGAGCGGTCTGGCGACGGCCAACGGTCGCTGGTGCGACGTCGACTTCCTCACGTTTGCATCGACGGTGCAGCCCGATATCCACGTTCTCGGCGACGCCGTCCAGATCGCGCCGCAGATGCCGAAATCCGGCCACATGGCAAACCAGCACGGCAAGGTGTGCGCAGCGGCCATCGTCGCGACGCTGGCCGACCGCCCGGTCAATCCCGAGCCGCTCTACAGCAACACCTGCTACACGTTCGTCTCGGCGAACGAGGCGATGCACGTCGCGAGCGTGCACCGATACGACGCTTCGCAGCGCACCATGCTCCCCGTGCCGGGCACGGGCGGCGCGTCACCACGGGCCACACGCGACGAATTCGCCCGGGGACTCGCATGGGCACAGGGCATCTGGGCCGACATGCTGGCCTGA
- a CDS encoding c-type cytochrome — MSSPAKAAPAATSSASGLAVKGAPSSLGKAPSGIGRDATPAELGAWDIDVRPDFKGLPKGQGSVADGQKLFDARCASCHGTFGESNEVFNPLVGGTTPDDIKTGHVASLRANNQPVRTTLMKVDTVSTIWDYIRRAMPWNAPRSLTPDEVYAVTAYILNLGEIVPSDFVLSDRNIADVQKFMPNRNGMTRAHGMWRVGDKPDTHNKACMQDCPGAGIVTSALPAYARDAHGDLAAQNRVIGPVRGVDTKLPPLSGTAAQNASVRKTAALATLGMASPDAPAQTAAATSPAATLADKNGCLACHGVTDKKIGPAFSEVAAKYHGQSDATEKLVAKIRAGGAGNWGSMPMPPQSQIAETDVHTMVDWILRGAH, encoded by the coding sequence ATGTCGTCGCCTGCGAAGGCGGCGCCCGCGGCAACGTCGAGTGCTTCCGGGCTCGCGGTCAAGGGCGCGCCGTCATCGCTCGGCAAGGCGCCGTCCGGCATCGGACGTGATGCCACGCCGGCCGAGTTGGGCGCGTGGGACATCGACGTGCGGCCCGACTTCAAGGGCTTGCCCAAGGGGCAGGGCTCCGTCGCCGACGGTCAGAAGCTCTTCGATGCACGCTGCGCGTCGTGTCACGGCACGTTCGGCGAGAGCAACGAGGTCTTCAATCCGCTCGTGGGTGGCACCACGCCCGACGACATCAAGACGGGACACGTGGCGTCGCTGCGCGCCAACAACCAGCCGGTGCGCACCACGCTCATGAAGGTCGACACCGTGTCGACGATCTGGGACTACATCCGTCGCGCCATGCCGTGGAACGCACCGCGTTCGCTCACGCCCGACGAAGTGTATGCGGTCACTGCCTACATCCTGAACCTCGGCGAGATCGTGCCATCGGACTTCGTGCTGTCGGACAGGAACATCGCCGACGTGCAGAAATTCATGCCCAATCGCAACGGCATGACGCGCGCGCACGGCATGTGGCGCGTGGGCGACAAACCGGATACTCATAACAAGGCGTGTATGCAGGATTGTCCTGGGGCTGGTATCGTGACGTCCGCACTCCCTGCGTACGCCCGCGACGCACATGGAGATCTGGCCGCGCAAAACCGTGTCATCGGACCTGTGCGCGGTGTCGATACGAAGCTGCCCCCGCTGTCGGGCACCGCCGCGCAAAATGCGTCGGTGCGCAAGACGGCGGCCCTCGCCACGCTCGGCATGGCGAGTCCGGACGCGCCGGCCCAAACCGCCGCTGCGACGTCACCGGCAGCAACGCTTGCGGACAAGAACGGTTGTCTGGCCTGTCACGGCGTGACCGACAAGAAGATCGGGCCCGCCTTCTCGGAGGTCGCCGCCAAGTATCATGGGCAGTCGGATGCGACTGAAAAACTGGTGGCGAAGATACGTGCCGGAGGCGCCGGCAACTGGGGCAGCATGCCAATGCCGCCGCAGTCGCAGATCGCCGAAACCGACGTCCACACGATGGTCGACTGGATTCTCCGTGGTGCACATTGA
- the soxC gene encoding sulfite dehydrogenase, which translates to MSDKPSRAGRLRRAPENFIDGTLAADIARDGLSPTRRSFLQRSFLAAGAALAGGAAFAADAPKIAGDGDPMILEPRPWATSLGQPVAARPYGVPSKFEANLQRRQSPGLTQTAQASVAFTPLQGLFGIITPSGLHFERHHQGWQEIDPTQHRLMVHGLVREAKVYTMDDIMRLPSVSRMHFIECGANTGMEWGNAAVPTVQYTHGMLSCCEFTGVPLSVLLDDVGADTKRGRFVLAEGGDGSGMTRTISMEAALSDVLVAWGMNGEMLRPENGYPLRLVVPGVQGVSWVKWLRRIKVGDAPWNTKDETSHYVDLMPDGQHRQYTSIQECKSVITSPSGGQALLDRGYFNVTGLAWSGRGRIKRVDVSTDGGKSWRQARLESPVLPKCLTRFNFDWNWDGSPALLQSRAVDETGFVQPRYRQLRDVRGTKSIYHNNAIQTWQVATNGEVTNVHVD; encoded by the coding sequence GTGAGCGACAAACCATCGCGGGCCGGCCGTTTGCGCCGCGCCCCGGAGAATTTCATCGACGGCACACTCGCCGCCGATATCGCGCGCGACGGGCTGAGCCCCACGCGGCGCAGTTTCCTCCAACGCAGCTTCCTGGCTGCGGGCGCCGCGCTCGCCGGTGGCGCCGCCTTTGCCGCCGACGCCCCCAAAATCGCTGGCGACGGCGATCCGATGATTCTCGAGCCGCGTCCGTGGGCCACGTCGCTGGGCCAGCCGGTCGCCGCCCGCCCGTACGGCGTGCCGTCAAAGTTCGAAGCGAACCTGCAGCGCCGTCAGTCGCCGGGGCTCACCCAGACGGCGCAGGCCTCCGTGGCTTTCACCCCCCTGCAAGGCCTGTTCGGCATCATCACGCCGAGTGGCCTGCACTTCGAACGTCACCACCAGGGCTGGCAGGAGATCGATCCGACGCAGCATCGCCTGATGGTGCACGGTCTCGTGCGCGAGGCCAAGGTGTACACGATGGACGACATCATGCGTCTGCCATCCGTCTCGCGCATGCACTTCATCGAATGCGGCGCGAATACCGGCATGGAGTGGGGCAATGCCGCCGTGCCGACCGTCCAGTACACGCACGGCATGCTGTCGTGCTGCGAATTCACCGGTGTGCCGCTGTCGGTATTGCTCGACGATGTGGGCGCTGATACCAAGCGCGGTCGGTTCGTGCTCGCCGAAGGCGGCGATGGCTCGGGCATGACCCGCACGATCTCGATGGAGGCGGCGCTCTCGGACGTGCTCGTCGCCTGGGGCATGAACGGCGAGATGCTGCGCCCCGAGAACGGTTATCCGCTGCGGCTCGTCGTGCCGGGCGTGCAAGGCGTTTCGTGGGTGAAGTGGCTGCGTCGCATCAAGGTTGGCGACGCCCCGTGGAATACCAAGGACGAAACCAGTCACTACGTCGATCTGATGCCCGACGGTCAGCATCGTCAATACACCTCGATCCAGGAGTGCAAATCGGTGATCACGTCGCCCTCGGGCGGCCAGGCGCTGCTCGATCGCGGCTATTTCAACGTGACGGGGCTGGCCTGGTCGGGGCGCGGGCGCATCAAGCGCGTGGACGTGTCGACCGACGGCGGCAAGTCGTGGCGTCAGGCGCGTCTGGAGTCGCCCGTCTTGCCCAAGTGCCTGACGCGCTTCAATTTCGATTGGAACTGGGACGGTTCGCCGGCGCTGCTGCAAAGCCGTGCGGTGGACGAAACGGGATTCGTGCAGCCGCGCTATCGCCAGTTGCGCGACGTGCGCGGCACCAAGTCGATCTATCACAACAACGCGATTCAGACGTGGCAGGTGGCAACGAATGGGGAGGTGACCAATGTCCACGTCGATTGA
- a CDS encoding c-type cytochrome translates to MKKILIAAAMLAGASLAHAGVDVAAATKLAAANACMGCHAVDKKLVGPSYQDVAAKYKGDKEAVAKLVKKVKVGGSGVWGAIPMPGHPNMSDADAKILVDWVLAGAPAK, encoded by the coding sequence ATGAAGAAGATTCTGATCGCTGCAGCCATGTTGGCCGGCGCCTCGCTGGCCCATGCCGGTGTCGATGTCGCGGCAGCGACCAAGCTCGCCGCCGCCAACGCCTGTATGGGTTGCCACGCGGTCGACAAGAAGCTCGTGGGCCCGTCCTATCAGGATGTCGCCGCCAAGTACAAAGGCGACAAGGAGGCCGTGGCGAAGCTGGTCAAGAAAGTGAAGGTCGGCGGTTCGGGCGTCTGGGGTGCGATCCCGATGCCGGGACACCCGAACATGTCGGATGCCGACGCCAAGATCCTGGTGGATTGGGTCCTGGCCGGCGCCCCGGCGAAGTAA
- a CDS encoding ShlB/FhaC/HecB family hemolysin secretion/activation protein: protein MAHRQGESRLASRVARADTIESHRALHFGLHRHCRVVHFVAASIAAVGLLATQHARADASPVRGDPMQSIPKIEAPKAPAPTLRIQPPTQEDALKALLARRITPQRFGIEGVKSLPFDQVAALFAPMAGKEVTIGDLVETANQVTKMYQDAGYLLSFAFVPAQDFANGFVRVTIVEGYIASTKITGKPGPSEQRLRDIAAHIEAERPLKRATFERYLNLLTLVPGMKIKADVQPPTQTDGATELSLDVSRQPVALGTSLSYNNPGVRGVFTVTSNALTPLGEQIQLTAIAPKGHNDEEFYAASYIQPLGSNGLQARLDASHYRGQPDDQALAGLTRHLDTKRVAVSVSYPLLLNNQRSLTVSGGMYGVNSRDRYEVPNSPNYINSQTNVRATQVQLVYNEITEKQTRSATLGVFKGFNGMGASQSYTTRPAGVAQVLGPYDLGFWRFTLDGKQGVVLPWEFGVVVSAGAQYSSNTLPTSEQATFGGQRYGLGYPAGEVAGDKGWGASIEINRMFRTDFRYLKTVQPYLMLDTAKVYVNRGQLFHNQLASIGLGMRISDSKYYSLDLSLAKPMADAPTNSPNRPLRFNANWSYQFE, encoded by the coding sequence ATGGCGCATCGCCAGGGGGAGTCCCGTCTCGCGTCGCGCGTTGCGCGTGCGGACACCATCGAATCACATCGGGCGCTCCACTTCGGGTTGCACCGACACTGCAGGGTTGTTCACTTCGTTGCCGCATCGATTGCCGCCGTCGGCCTGCTCGCTACGCAGCACGCGCGTGCCGACGCCAGTCCGGTCCGCGGCGACCCCATGCAGAGCATCCCGAAGATCGAGGCTCCCAAGGCGCCCGCCCCCACCCTCCGTATTCAGCCACCCACGCAGGAAGACGCCCTCAAGGCCCTGCTTGCGCGCAGGATCACGCCGCAGCGTTTCGGGATCGAAGGCGTCAAGTCGTTGCCGTTCGATCAGGTCGCGGCGCTTTTCGCGCCGATGGCAGGCAAGGAAGTGACCATCGGCGATCTCGTCGAGACGGCCAACCAGGTCACGAAGATGTACCAGGACGCCGGCTACCTGCTGTCGTTCGCCTTCGTTCCGGCGCAAGACTTTGCCAACGGTTTCGTGCGCGTGACGATCGTCGAAGGCTACATCGCCAGCACAAAGATCACCGGCAAGCCCGGCCCGTCGGAGCAGCGCCTGCGTGACATTGCGGCGCATATCGAGGCCGAGCGTCCGCTCAAGCGCGCCACGTTCGAGCGCTATCTGAACCTGCTCACGCTCGTGCCGGGCATGAAGATCAAGGCCGACGTGCAACCGCCCACACAGACCGACGGCGCGACCGAGTTGTCGCTGGACGTCTCGCGTCAGCCCGTGGCGCTCGGCACCTCGCTCTCGTACAACAACCCCGGCGTTCGCGGTGTGTTTACCGTGACGAGCAACGCGCTCACGCCGCTGGGCGAACAGATCCAGCTCACGGCCATCGCCCCGAAGGGGCACAACGACGAAGAGTTCTACGCGGCCTCCTATATTCAGCCGCTGGGCTCGAACGGTCTGCAGGCGCGCTTGGACGCGTCGCACTATCGCGGCCAGCCCGACGATCAGGCGCTCGCCGGGCTCACGCGTCACCTCGATACCAAACGCGTGGCCGTGAGCGTGTCCTACCCACTGCTGCTCAACAACCAGCGCAGCCTGACGGTGAGCGGCGGCATGTACGGCGTGAATTCGCGCGACCGCTACGAGGTGCCGAATTCACCAAACTACATCAATTCGCAGACGAACGTGCGCGCAACGCAGGTGCAACTCGTCTACAACGAGATCACGGAGAAGCAGACGCGCAGTGCCACGCTGGGCGTGTTCAAGGGCTTCAACGGGATGGGCGCGAGCCAGTCGTACACCACGCGGCCCGCGGGCGTCGCACAGGTGCTCGGTCCGTACGATCTCGGCTTCTGGCGCTTCACGCTCGACGGCAAGCAGGGCGTGGTGCTGCCTTGGGAATTCGGCGTCGTGGTTTCGGCCGGCGCGCAGTACAGCAGCAACACGCTGCCGACCTCCGAGCAGGCCACGTTCGGCGGCCAGCGCTACGGCCTCGGCTATCCAGCCGGGGAAGTGGCGGGGGACAAGGGCTGGGGGGCGTCCATCGAAATCAACCGCATGTTCCGCACCGACTTCCGCTATCTCAAGACAGTTCAGCCGTATCTGATGCTCGATACCGCCAAAGTGTATGTGAACCGCGGACAGTTGTTCCACAACCAGCTCGCGTCGATCGGACTGGGCATGCGCATCTCCGACAGCAAGTATTACTCGCTCGATCTCTCGTTGGCCAAGCCGATGGCCGACGCGCCCACCAACTCACCCAACCGGCCGCTGCGGTTCAACGCGAACTGGTCCTATCAGTTCGAGTGA